Proteins encoded within one genomic window of Manis pentadactyla isolate mManPen7 chromosome 4, mManPen7.hap1, whole genome shotgun sequence:
- the TMEM92 gene encoding transmembrane protein 92 isoform X3, translated as MDDTWVPGPLPTVLLFLLAGLQQAAAKCGLFFTCPQGYKCCGENCCRDTELYSSPLRQQEQDSPVDPEGPLEQPSVAPPERVRPSISDSPPPYSEVILKPVLDLPPTEPPPPYSFRPEEYAGVRRGIDNPAF; from the exons ATGGACGACACCTGGGTTCCCGGGCCCCTACCCACCGTGCTGCTCTTTCTGCTGGCCGGCCTTCAACAG GCTGCAGCCAAATGTGGTCTCTTCTT TACCTGCCCCCAAGGATACAAATGCTGCGGCGAGAACTGCTGCCGGGACACGGAGCTCTACTCCAGCCCCTTGAG ACAGCAAGAGCAGGACTCCCCGGTGGATCCTGAGGGCCCCTTGGAACAGCCCTCCGTTGCCCCCCCAGAGAGGGTCAGACCATCCATCTCTGACTCCCCACCCCCCTACAGCGAG GTTATTCTGAAACCAGTCCTGGACCTGCCCCCTACGGAGCCGCCCCCTCCTTACAGCTTCAGGCCAGAGGAATATGCTGGGGTACGCAGGGGCATTGACAACCCAGCCTTCTGA
- the TMEM92 gene encoding transmembrane protein 92 isoform X4, with translation MLPPTGRTGYKCCGENCCRDTELYSSPLRIFVIIFLTVLPLLCICGLAKRFCRSCRQQEQDSPVDPEGPLEQPSVAPPERVRPSISDSPPPYSEVILKPVLDLPPTEPPPPYSFRPEEYAGVRRGIDNPAF, from the exons ATGCTGCCACCTACCGGCCGGACAG GATACAAATGCTGCGGCGAGAACTGCTGCCGGGACACGGAGCTCTACTCCAGCCCCTTGAG GATCTTCGTCATCATCTTCCTCACCGTCCTGCCCCTCTTGTGCATCTGCGGTCTGGCCAAGCGCTTCTGTCGCAGCTGCAGACAGCAAGAGCAGGACTCCCCGGTGGATCCTGAGGGCCCCTTGGAACAGCCCTCCGTTGCCCCCCCAGAGAGGGTCAGACCATCCATCTCTGACTCCCCACCCCCCTACAGCGAG GTTATTCTGAAACCAGTCCTGGACCTGCCCCCTACGGAGCCGCCCCCTCCTTACAGCTTCAGGCCAGAGGAATATGCTGGGGTACGCAGGGGCATTGACAACCCAGCCTTCTGA
- the TMEM92 gene encoding transmembrane protein 92 isoform X1 — protein MGPTSQAHWKAARGDPAPGPGFTSPNTGESRVERCCHLPAGQAAAKCGLFFTCPQGYKCCGENCCRDTELYSSPLRIFVIIFLTVLPLLCICGLAKRFCRSCRQQEQDSPVDPEGPLEQPSVAPPERVRPSISDSPPPYSEVILKPVLDLPPTEPPPPYSFRPEEYAGVRRGIDNPAF, from the exons ATGGGGCCCACCAGCCAGGCCCACTGGAAGGCAGCTCGGGGAGACCCCGCCCCAGGTCCGGGCTTCACGTCACCTAACACGGGGGAATCCCGCGTTGAGCGATGCTGCCACCTACCGGCCGGACAG GCTGCAGCCAAATGTGGTCTCTTCTT TACCTGCCCCCAAGGATACAAATGCTGCGGCGAGAACTGCTGCCGGGACACGGAGCTCTACTCCAGCCCCTTGAG GATCTTCGTCATCATCTTCCTCACCGTCCTGCCCCTCTTGTGCATCTGCGGTCTGGCCAAGCGCTTCTGTCGCAGCTGCAGACAGCAAGAGCAGGACTCCCCGGTGGATCCTGAGGGCCCCTTGGAACAGCCCTCCGTTGCCCCCCCAGAGAGGGTCAGACCATCCATCTCTGACTCCCCACCCCCCTACAGCGAG GTTATTCTGAAACCAGTCCTGGACCTGCCCCCTACGGAGCCGCCCCCTCCTTACAGCTTCAGGCCAGAGGAATATGCTGGGGTACGCAGGGGCATTGACAACCCAGCCTTCTGA
- the TMEM92 gene encoding transmembrane protein 92 isoform X2, translating to MDDTWVPGPLPTVLLFLLAGLQQAAAKCGLFFTCPQGYKCCGENCCRDTELYSSPLRIFVIIFLTVLPLLCICGLAKRFCRSCRQQEQDSPVDPEGPLEQPSVAPPERVRPSISDSPPPYSEVILKPVLDLPPTEPPPPYSFRPEEYAGVRRGIDNPAF from the exons ATGGACGACACCTGGGTTCCCGGGCCCCTACCCACCGTGCTGCTCTTTCTGCTGGCCGGCCTTCAACAG GCTGCAGCCAAATGTGGTCTCTTCTT TACCTGCCCCCAAGGATACAAATGCTGCGGCGAGAACTGCTGCCGGGACACGGAGCTCTACTCCAGCCCCTTGAG GATCTTCGTCATCATCTTCCTCACCGTCCTGCCCCTCTTGTGCATCTGCGGTCTGGCCAAGCGCTTCTGTCGCAGCTGCAGACAGCAAGAGCAGGACTCCCCGGTGGATCCTGAGGGCCCCTTGGAACAGCCCTCCGTTGCCCCCCCAGAGAGGGTCAGACCATCCATCTCTGACTCCCCACCCCCCTACAGCGAG GTTATTCTGAAACCAGTCCTGGACCTGCCCCCTACGGAGCCGCCCCCTCCTTACAGCTTCAGGCCAGAGGAATATGCTGGGGTACGCAGGGGCATTGACAACCCAGCCTTCTGA